One genomic segment of Anguilla anguilla isolate fAngAng1 chromosome 2, fAngAng1.pri, whole genome shotgun sequence includes these proteins:
- the LOC118217183 gene encoding uncharacterized protein LOC118217183, producing the protein TTTSVQCFTQYTPLGVEFQNILKKHWHIINSDPLLLNIFNNPPRIVFKRAPNLRDMLVKSDLPPPKQKTFLSDVKGGHYKCGKCAQCNFTYKCNSFNHPHSGTMIKIQSIISCSTADVIYLLRCPCGLAYIGKTIRSLKTSISEHRSNIRTRDVRSPVAAHFMQVNHNVSSLQYIGMEKVRVPRRGGNINRLLLQTECYWIYRLNTLSPKGLNEEFDIRPFLGAFVPLA; encoded by the coding sequence ACTACTACATCGGTCCAATGTTTCACACAATACACCCCACTAGGAGTGGAgttccaaaacattttaaagaaacattggCATATTATAAATTCTGACCCACTTTTACTGAATATATTCAACAACCCACCACGTATTGTTTTTAAGAGAGCACCCAACCTCAGGGATATGTTGGTGAAATCTGATCTGCCACCCCCTAAACAAAAAACTTTCCTCAGTGATGTTAAAGGGGGTCATTACAAGTGCGGTAAATGTGCCCAATGCAATTttacatacaaatgtaattcattCAATCACCCCCATTCAGGTACTatgatcaaaatacaaagtattaTCTCTTGCTCCACAGCTGATGTCATCTACCTTCTGAGATGCCCTTGTGGTTTAGCTTACATAGGCAAGACCATCAGAAGTCTAAAAACAAGCATAAGTGAACATAGGAGCAACATTAGGACTAGAGATGTGAGGAGTCCAGTAGCTGCTCATTTTATGCAGGTGAATCACAATGTCTCATCTCTCCAATACATAGGTATGGAAAAAGTGAGAGTGCCACGTAGGGGAGGAAACATTAATAGATTGCTTTTGCAGACGGAATGTTATTGGATTTATAGATTAAACACACTATCCCCAAAAGGTCTTAACGAAGAGTTTGATATAAGACCATTTCTTGGAGCCTTTGTACCGCTTGCCTGA